Below is a genomic region from bacterium.
TCGACACCATCAAGCGCACCGGAAAGCTCCCCGATACCAGCGCGCTGGAAAAAGCCATCTCGGCCTTCAAGGACTCGTTCGGGGGAGGGGAGTAGCGCCCCGGAATGGCCAGCGCCGAACTCCGAGCCATCCGCCGGCGGATTCGAAGCGTCGAGTCCACCAAGAAGATCACCCGGGCGATGGAGTTGATCGCCGCTTCGCGCATCGTCAAGGCCCGGGAGCGGGTCCGGGCCGCCCGCCCCTACGCGGAGAAGATGATCGAGGTCATCCGGAACGTGGCCCGCGCTTCGGGAGACGTGGCCGACCCCTTGCTGGAGCGCCGGGACCTGGTCACGATGGGAGTGCTGGTGGTGACCTCGGACCGGGGCCTGGCCGGCGCCTACAACTCCTCGGTGCTGAGGATGGCCGAGCGGCACATGGTCGAGTGGCGGGATCAGGGTGTGGCGGTCCGCCTGTACGCGGTGGGGAAGAAGGCGCAGACCTACTTCAGCTTCCGCGGCTACGAGATGGCCGAGAGCTTCCTGGCGGTGACGGACCAGCCCGTCTACGCCGATGCCCGCAAGATCGCCCAGGCCCTGACGGACGACTACCGGTCGGGGACGGTGGACGCCGTGGACATCTTCTACACCGTCTTCCGCTCCGCCCTGTCGTACATTCCCACCCGGGCCGAGCTGCTACCGGTCAGCCCTCCCGCCGATGAGGAAGGCGCGCCGGATGCCGCGGGGCCGGCGGTCTCCTACGAGTACGAGCCGGATCCGGGCGCCATCCTGGGGCGGTTGCTGCCGCGCTACGTGGAGTCGGCCATATACGAACAGCTGCTGGAGAGCTCGGCGTCGGAGCACGCCAGCCGCCAGCGGGCGATGAAGGCGGCCACGGACAACGCCGAGGAGCTCATCAAGGTCCTGACGAGAACGGCCAACCAGGCGCGGCAGGCCGAGATCACCACTGAAATAGCCGAGATCGTGGGCGGCGCGCAAGCGATGTCCGCGAGTTGAAACTGGAGAGAACATGGCAGAAGCTGTCAGCGTAGGGCGGATCACCAAGGTCGCCGGCCCGGTGGTCGACGTGGAGTTCCCGCGGGAAGGCCTCCCGGAAATCCTCCACTCCCTCGAGATCGAGTTCGACGTCGAGGGCGAGCACAAGACGGTGGTGGCCGAGGTAGCGCAGCACCTGGGTCGCAACCGGGTGAGAGCGGTGGCGATGGCGCCGACCGACGGCCTGGTAAGAGGGTGTCCGGTTCGCAACACCGGCGCACCCATCTCGGTCCCGGTCGGGGATCAGACTCTCGGGCACATCTTCAACATGTGGGGCGACTCCCTGGACGCCCCCGACATCGAGTTCAGCGGAGAGCGCTGGCCGATCCACCGTCCCGCCCCGCCCTTCGAGGATGTCGAGCCCACCAAGGACGTGTTCGAGACCGGCATCAAGGTGCTCGACCTGATCTGCCCCTACCTCCGGGGCGGCAAGATCGGCCTGTTCGGCGGCGCCGGCGTGGGCAAGACGGTGCTCATCCAGGAGATGATCAACCGGGTGGCCACCCAGCACGACGGCGTGTCGGTGTTCGCCGGGGTGGGGGAGCGCACCAGGGAGGGGAACGACCTCTTCCTCGAGATGTCCGAGACCGGGGTGATCAACCAGGCCGCCCTCGTCTTCGGCCAGATGGACGAGCCCCCGGGAGTCCGGCTCCGGGTGGGCCTATCGGCGCTGACCATGGCCGAGTACTTCAGGGATGTCCAGCGCCAGGACGTGCTGCTGTTCATCGACAACATCTTCCGCTTCACCCAGGCCGGTTCGGAGGTCTCCACGCTGCTGGGCCGGATGCCTTCGGCGGTGGGATACCAGCCCACCCTGGCCGGCGAGATGGGCTTCCTCCAGGAGCGCATCACCTCGCTGAAGGGCCGGTCGATCACCTCGATGCAGGCGATCTACGTCCCGGCGGACGACATCACCGACCCGGCCCCGCACACGGCCTTCGCCCACCTGGACGCCACCACGGTGCTGAGCCGCCCGCTGACGGCGCTGGGCATCTACCCGGCCGTGGATCCGTTGGACTCGACCAGCCGCGCGCTGGATCCCCAGATCGTGGGGACCGAGCATTACGACGTGGCGACCGACGTGCAGCGGGTGCTGCAGCGCTACAAGGACCTCCAGGACATCATCGCCATCCTCGGCGTTGACGAGCTGTCCGAGCAGGACAAGCTGATCGTGGCCCGGGCCCGCCGCATCCAGCGGTTCCTGTCCCAGCCCATGTTCGTGGCCGAGCAGTTCACCGGACAGCCCGGCGTCTACACGTCGCTCCAGGAGACCATCGACTCCTTCAAGATGTTGCTGAACGGCGAGCTGGACCATCTTCCGGAGCAGGCCTTCTACATGGTGGGAGGCGCCGAGGAGGCCATGCGCAAGGCCCGCACCATCCAGCAGGAAGCCGCCTAGTGGTAGTCGCCTCGACCTCCATGAAGGTCGACGTGGTCTCCCCCGAGGCCGTGTTGTGGTCCGGCGAGGCCGAGTTCGTGGTGGCCAGAACAGTGGAAGGCGAGATCGGCATCCTCGCCAACCACGAGCCCGTGATGGCCGCCCTCGCCGCCGGAACGGTCAGCATCCAGGCCGGCGAGGACCGCATCAAGGCCACAGTGGGCGGAGGCTTCCTCCAGATCCTGAACAACGCCGTCACCCTGCTGGTAGACGAGGCAACCCTCGAAGAGGACTGAGACTCGGGCTGATGTGAGCGCCCCATCACGCGGAGGAGAACCGTTAGCCACCACGCCTTCCAGCCAGAACGCATCTGTCTGACAACATCAACCTTTCTAGGTGTCGATAAATTGATGGTTGTGCGGACGGCGGGAAGCCGACGTATATAGGCCGTTCGAACCGATGGGGAACCTCGCTATCCGGCGGTTCGAGGCGGAGTGACAGGACCTTCACGTGGGCGTTCTATTGTTGTCTCCGTGCTTACGCTTCCTCAGCTTGAACGCCACCTCTTCGCTGCCGCCGACATCTTGCGGGGAAAGATGGACGCTTCGGAGTTCAAGGAGTACATCTTCGGGGCATTGTTCCTGAAGCGGGCGAGCGATGTCTTCGAGCAGGAGCACGATCAGGTCATACAGGACCAGCTTGCTCGCGGTCGTTCTCGGGAGCAGGCGGAGCAGCGCGCTGACGATCCGGACTTCTACACGGACGCCTTCTTCGTGCCATCTGAAGCCCGATGGTGGCACCTCCGCGACGAGCTTCACTACCAGGTGGGGGATGGGCTCAATAGGGCCCTTGCCTCACTGGAAGAGA
It encodes:
- a CDS encoding F0F1 ATP synthase subunit epsilon; protein product: MVVASTSMKVDVVSPEAVLWSGEAEFVVARTVEGEIGILANHEPVMAALAAGTVSIQAGEDRIKATVGGGFLQILNNAVTLLVDEATLEED
- a CDS encoding F0F1 ATP synthase subunit gamma is translated as MASAELRAIRRRIRSVESTKKITRAMELIAASRIVKARERVRAARPYAEKMIEVIRNVARASGDVADPLLERRDLVTMGVLVVTSDRGLAGAYNSSVLRMAERHMVEWRDQGVAVRLYAVGKKAQTYFSFRGYEMAESFLAVTDQPVYADARKIAQALTDDYRSGTVDAVDIFYTVFRSALSYIPTRAELLPVSPPADEEGAPDAAGPAVSYEYEPDPGAILGRLLPRYVESAIYEQLLESSASEHASRQRAMKAATDNAEELIKVLTRTANQARQAEITTEIAEIVGGAQAMSAS
- the atpD gene encoding F0F1 ATP synthase subunit beta; translation: MAEAVSVGRITKVAGPVVDVEFPREGLPEILHSLEIEFDVEGEHKTVVAEVAQHLGRNRVRAVAMAPTDGLVRGCPVRNTGAPISVPVGDQTLGHIFNMWGDSLDAPDIEFSGERWPIHRPAPPFEDVEPTKDVFETGIKVLDLICPYLRGGKIGLFGGAGVGKTVLIQEMINRVATQHDGVSVFAGVGERTREGNDLFLEMSETGVINQAALVFGQMDEPPGVRLRVGLSALTMAEYFRDVQRQDVLLFIDNIFRFTQAGSEVSTLLGRMPSAVGYQPTLAGEMGFLQERITSLKGRSITSMQAIYVPADDITDPAPHTAFAHLDATTVLSRPLTALGIYPAVDPLDSTSRALDPQIVGTEHYDVATDVQRVLQRYKDLQDIIAILGVDELSEQDKLIVARARRIQRFLSQPMFVAEQFTGQPGVYTSLQETIDSFKMLLNGELDHLPEQAFYMVGGAEEAMRKARTIQQEAA